One Streptomyces dangxiongensis genomic window, GACGCGCGTGTGGGTGCCCCACCAGGACCCCGTCGACGAATACATGCCCCCCGGCGAGGATCCCGGACGCGTACTGCGCGTCGAGTCCGCCGACTCCCTCCCGCGCGGGCTCGCCCTCCTCGATGCCCCCGACATCGACTCCCTGCTCGCCGACCACCGTGTCCTCGCGGCCGAACTGATCTGCGCCGCCGACATCTGGATCATGGTCACGACGGCCGCCCGCTACGCCGACGCCGTCCCCTGGCACCTGCTGCGCACCGCCAAGGAGTACGACGCCGCCCTCGTCACCGTCCTGGACCGGGTGCCCCACCAGGTCGTCTCCGAGGTCTCCCGGCAGTACGGCGCCCTGCTCACCAAGGCCGGCCTCGGTCACGTGCCCCGCTTCACCGTGCCGGAGCTGCCCGAGTCCGCCTGGGGTGCCGGGCTGCTGCCCGCCACCGCCGTCGCGCCCCTGAAGAGCTGGCTCACCCAGCACGCCCAGGACGCCGCCGCCCGGCAGTACGTCATGGCCCGTACCGCCTACGGCGTACTCGACTCGCTCAAGGCACGCATGCCCGAGCTGGCCAGCGCCGCCGCCGCCCAGTACGCGGCGGCGCTCCGGCTCACCTCAGCCGTGGAGACCGCCTACGACCGCGAACACGAGCGGGTACGGGGCCGCCTCCAGGCCGGCGCCGTACTCGCCGGGGACGCCCTCAAACGCTGGCGCGCCTTCCCCCTGGACTGCACCGCGGGCGAACTCCTCGACGCCCTCGTGGAGAGCCTCGCGGCCCTGCTGCTGTGTGCCGTCACCGCCGCCGACGAGCGTGTCGACGACGTGTGGCGGCGAGAGCCCGCCGCAGGCGCCCCCGGCCTCACCGGCCGCGACGTGTCCCTGGAGAGCGCCGAGCACCGTATCGGCCTGGCGGTACGACGCTGGCGGCGGGAACTGGAGGAGTACGCCGAAGACGAGGTACGGGACCTGGATCGCACCGGCACCCTCGACTCGGAGGCCGTCGCCGCCCTGGTCGCGACCGCGGTGCTGGGCGGGCGCCGGGCACGTACCGCCGGCGAGGGGCTCGCCCGACGGCTCGGCGCCCATGGCGCGCTGCGCCTGCGGGACCGGGCCGGGCGGCTGCTCATCGAACACGTGGACCGGGTCGTGCACGCCGAACGGGAACGGCGACTCGCCCCGCTCGACGCCCTGGACGTCCATCCCGAGCACCAGGCCGAACTCATCGCCGCGCTGTCGGTACTTCAGAAGGAGAGGTGACCGGTGACCGCCGTCACTGACCAGGACCACACCGAACACACCGACCACATGAGGCGCGGCGATCACGACAGCGACAGTGGCGGCACCCGGTCCACGGAGCACAGCGGTCGCGTCGGCACGGTGCCCACGGACAACGCCGCGACCGCCGCGCGTGCCGACGGCCCCACGAACGGGCAGGCGCGCCGCGCGGAGGGGCACGCGGACCCCGCGCACGGGCAGGAGAGCCCCGCGCAGGGGCACGGACACGTGAGTCCCGGGAATGGACATGTGAGCCTCGCGGAGGGCAGCCGTGGCGGTGACGGTCCCGCCACCGACAACCACTGCACCGCGAACCCCGCCCCGCGGTCCGCCGCCGTCAGCGTCTCCGTCCTCGGCGTCCCCGAGGACGTCGGGGGAGACGCCGACGGGAACGGCGAGAAGAACCGCGGCGGAGGCGCGGTCACTGGCCGGAACAGCGGCGGTGATGGTGACGGCCACGGCCGGGGTGACGGTCACAGTGAAGGCGACCAGGAAGAGGGCGGCGGCAAGGGGAAGGGCGAGGGCAAGGAGACCGTCGGTGAACAGCACGCTCGCGGGACGGGCGAGGACGCCGACCGCGAGAGCCCCGCACGCGTGCACGGCGAGCACGGCGAGCACGCGGACCGTGAGCGACCCGCAAGCGCGCACGGCGAGAGCGCCGCCCCTGACCGACCCGCGCGCGGGCCCGGCGTCGGTGAGATCGCCTCTGTCCCTCGCCCACACGTCCACTCACCCCGGCCCCGCACCGCGGCGGAAGCCAAGCCGGGCACCGGCACCAGCGCCAGCACCGGCACCGGCCTCAGCGCCAGCGCCGGCACCGGCGTCAGCGCCAGTGCCGGTACCAGCACTGGCACTGGCACCGACCCAGGACCGCACGCGACGACGAACACGAACACGCGCACGAACACGAACACGCGCACGAACACGAAGACGAAGGCGAAGGCCGGCACGACCCCGGACACCGCCACCGGCCCGGACACCGCAGCCGATGCGGAATCCCAGGAGACCTGGGACGACGGTCTCATCGCCCGGCGCGTCACCGAGGCCAACGCCGCCGCCCTCGCCGCCGAACGCGCCTCCGCGATCGAACCCGCGCACCGCGGCCCGGCCGGCCACATTCCGACCCCGCTGGCCTACGACGGCCCCCTGCGGTCCCGCCTGGACGCCCTGCGGGAACTCGTCGGGCTGTCCCGCACCCGCCTGGACAGCCACACCCTCGCCGAGGCGGGCCGGGTACTGGACGAGGCCGCGGCCCGCCGCAAGCTGTCCGGCCGGCACACCGTCGTCGCCCTCGCCGGGGCCACCGGCAGCGGCAAGTCCCAGCTGTTCAACGCGCTCGCGGGGGTGCCCATCTCGGAGACGGGCGTACGACGCCCCACCACCGCCGCGCCCATCGCGTGCAGTTGGAGCGACGGCGCGGCGGGCCTCATCGACCGGCTGGGCATCCCGGGCCGGTTGCGCCGCAGGCCGCTGCACAACCAGGAGAGCGAGGCGCAGTTGCGCGGGCTGGTCCTGATCGACCTGCCCGACCACGACTCCGCGGCCGTACAGCACCGCGAACAGGTCGACAGGATCCTGAAGCTGGTCGACGCGGTGATCTGGGTGGTCGACCCAGAGAAGTACGCCGACGCCATCCTCCACGAGCGCTATCTGCGGCCCATGGCCGGTCACGCGGAGATCATGTTCATCGTCCTCAACCAGGTGGACCGGCTGCCCGGCGACGCCGCCGACCAGGTCCTGGACGACCTGCGGCGACTGCTCGACGAGGACGGCATCGCGCTCGGCGAGTACGGCGAACCGGGTGCCACGGTGCTCGCGCTGTCCGCGCTCACCGGCGAGGGCGTCGGTGATCTGCGCGAGTCGCTCGGCGAGTTCGTGGCGGAACGCGGCGCGGCGGCCCGCCGGGTGGCGGCCGACCTGGACGCCGCGGCGGCCGAGCTGCGGCCCGTCTACGCCACCGGGCGGCGGGTCGGCCTGACCGAGGAGGCGCGTGAGGAGTTCGCCGCGCGGCTCGCGGACGCGGTGGGCGCCACGGCGGCCGGTGAGGCCGCCGAGCGCGCCTGGCTGCGCAACGCCAACCGCGCGTGCGGCACGCCCTGGCTGCGGCTGTGGCGCTGGTACCACGGCCGCGGCGAGTCCACGACGGGCCGGATCCCGGTGCGCACCCAGGCGGACGAGGAGGCCACGGCTCGCCAGCGCGTGGAACAGGCGGTCCGTACGGTCTCCGAGCGCGCCTCGGCCGGGCTGCCCACGCCGTGGGCGCAGGCGGTGCGCGAGGCTGCCGTGCGCGGCTCCCAGGGGCTGTCCGAGGCGTTGGACGATCTGGCGTCGCGGGCCGGGCTGCCGCCGGGCCGGCCGCCGCGGCCGGGCTGGTGGCCGATGGCCGTGCTGGTCCAGGCGGCGATGACGCTGCTCCAGATCGTGGGCGGTCTGTGGCTGGTGGGCCAGATCGCCGGCGTGATGGCGCCCAACCTCGGTGTGCCGGTGCTGCTGATGGTGTGCGGGATCGTCGGTGGTCCGCTGGTGGAGTGGGGCTGCCGGATGGCGGCCCGTGGCCCGGCACGGCGCTACGGCCAGGACGCGGAACGCCGGCTGCGGGAGGCGGCGGCGAGCTGCGGCCGGGCCCGGGTGCTGGACCCGGTGGCGGCGGAGCTGCTGCGGTACCGGGAGGTCCGCGAGCAGTACGGCAGGGTCGCCCGTACCGGCGCCGCCGGGGTGGGTTGAGCGGGGGCGGGGGCGGGGGCGGGGGCGGCCAGGCATCGGCGAGCGCCGAAGCCGAAGAGGGGCCGGTGGCGGTCGGCTGACAGGGAGCGGAAGCAGCGGTCGGAACACGGGCGGTCCAAGGGGTGAGGCGGCGCTTCCCCTGCACGCGGTGACGCGATGGTCACCCACGCGGGTGGCGAGGTTTTCCACAGGCAGGTGGTCGTCCACAGCGCTCAGCGGGCCCGGCCCGGCGGAGGCAGTCTGAGGTCACGGCGATCGCACGGCGGGTCCGGCGGAGACACAGCGGACGGTACGGGCGGTCGGCGGGAGGTGCGGGCACGTACGGCAGTCGTACGCGCCGGCACGGCAGACGCAGCCGTACGGGACGGGCCCGTACGCGTGCCCGCCCGGCCGGAAGGGGACGGGCGAGGGAGGGGAGCGAGGACATGAACGAGACGATCGTGTGCGTGGTGGGCAACGTGGCGACCCAGCCGGCGTACCGCGAACTGGCGGCGGGGCCGTCGGCGCGGTTCCGGCTGGCGGTGACCGCGCGCTACTGGGACCGGGAGAAGAACGCGTGGGTGGACGGGCACACCAACTTCTTCACGGTGTGGGCCAACCGCCAGCTAGCGGTCAACGTGGCCGCGTGCGTGGAGGTGGGCCAGCCCGTCATCGTCCAGGGCCGGCTGAAGGTGCGCACGGAGCAGCGTGAGGGGCAGCAGCAGTGGACGTCGGCCGACATCGACGCCGTGGCGATCGGCCATGACCTGTCCCGCGGTACGGCGCTCTTCCACCGCGCGGCCAAACCGGAGGCACCACCGACGGCGAACCGACCGGAGCCGAACTGGGAGACACCCCGACAGACCGACCCCCAGGAGACTCCGGAGCCACAAGAAGCGGCGACAGCACTAGCGGTGACGTAACGTCAGTGGACCGGGTGGTGACGTGACGTCAGTCGATCGCGGCGGCGGCGCGCCGTCGGTCCGGACGCGTCCCTGACGTGACGTCAGCCCGACGTTCGGCGGCGACGTGACACCGGTCGGGCGTCGCCCGGGGTGCACCGGAACGACGTCCGAGCCCCGGCCGGCGCTCCGTTCCCTCCCCCCGGTGCGGCACCGTGCCCGTGCCGCCCGTGTGCACCGTGCCCGCCCCGGGCGCGGTCCGTACCGCCTCAACTCCGCGCACGAAGCGGTGGATTTGTCGATATGGCCAGCTCGTGGACGTCCTGGCGATAACGATTCCAGATCGGATCGGCCATCGGATGATCCGACCGGCGGGCGAGGCTCCGCCTGATCCATAGGATGCCGGGCGTGCCCCTAGGGGCTGCCGATTCTGCTGGTGGGACCGTCCCCCACGTCCAACGGGTCCTGCTCGAAGGGGAATTCTGTGCTTGCTGCGCTCTCTGCGTTCTGCCGGTCCACCGGAGCGGCCCGCCTGGCCGCCGCCACCACGGTGACCGGCCTCGCGGCAGCCGGCGTGCTGTCCGGCGCCGGTACGGCCGCGGCCGAGGGGACGCCGCAGAGACAGGGCGGGGCCACGGCGACGATCAACGGCCTGAAGACCTACGGCGAGGCCGTGATCCACGGGGACGGCGGCGACCAGCGGGTGTCGGCGGGCCTGTTCGAGATGTCCGTGGACGGCGGCGGCACCCTGCAGACGTACTGCGTCGACCTCCACAACCCGACCCAGCGTGACGCCCGGTACCAGGAGACGGCCTGGAGCGGTACGTCGCTGGGCACCAACAAGGGCGCGGGCCGGATCCGCTGGATACTCCAGCACTCCTACCCCCAGGTCAACGACCTCGCCGCGCTCGCACGGCGGGCGGGCACGAGGGGGCTGACCGAGCAGGACGCGGCGGCCGGCACCCAGGTGGCCATCTGGCGCTACTCGGACGGGGCCGAGGTCGACGCCGTCGACCCGCAGGCCGAGAAGCTCGCCGACTACCTGGAGAAGAACGCCCGAGGCATCTCCGAACCGCAGGCCTCGCTGACCCTGGACCCGCCCGCGGTATCCGGCCGGCCCGGCGATCTGCTCGGACCGGTGACCGTGCACACCAACGCGGGCGCCGTCACGGTGAGCCCGCCGGCGGGCGCGGCGGCCGCCGGGGTGCGGATCACCGACAAGACCGGCAAGGGGATCACCTCGGCGAAGAACGGCACCCGGCTGTACTTCGACGTGCCCGCGGACGCGGCGGACGGGACGGCCGAGCTGACCGTGCAGGCGTCGACGACCGTGCCGGTGGGCCGCGCCTTCGCCTCCGAGAGCCGCAGCCAGACCCAGGTCCTGGCCGGCTCCAGCGAGTCCACGGTCTCCGCGTCCGTGACGGCCGGCTGGGCGGCCGAGGGCGCCGTAGCGGCCGTCTCGGCCCGCAAGAACTGTGCCGAGGGCGGTGTGGACATCGTCGTGGCCGACAAGGGCGACAAGCCGTTCACCTTCGAGCTGATGGGCGTCGAGCACACCATCCCCGCGGGTGCCTCCCGCACGGTGACCGTCCCGCTCCAGGAGGACCAGGCCTACGACTTCACGATCACCGGCCCCCACGGCTTCAGCCACCGCTTCACCGGCGTCATGGACTGCCGGACCCAGGGCGCGGTCACGACCGAGACGGCCCAGCTACGCAGCGAGCCCAGCCCCGCCACGGTGGGCGCCGTCACCGCGGACACCACCGACCTGGCCGCGACGGGCGGCTCGGCGATCACCCCGCTGATCGCGGGCGTGGCC contains:
- a CDS encoding Cys-Gln thioester bond-forming surface protein, with translation MLAALSAFCRSTGAARLAAATTVTGLAAAGVLSGAGTAAAEGTPQRQGGATATINGLKTYGEAVIHGDGGDQRVSAGLFEMSVDGGGTLQTYCVDLHNPTQRDARYQETAWSGTSLGTNKGAGRIRWILQHSYPQVNDLAALARRAGTRGLTEQDAAAGTQVAIWRYSDGAEVDAVDPQAEKLADYLEKNARGISEPQASLTLDPPAVSGRPGDLLGPVTVHTNAGAVTVSPPAGAAAAGVRITDKTGKGITSAKNGTRLYFDVPADAADGTAELTVQASTTVPVGRAFASESRSQTQVLAGSSESTVSASVTAGWAAEGAVAAVSARKNCAEGGVDIVVADKGDKPFTFELMGVEHTIPAGASRTVTVPLQEDQAYDFTITGPHGFSHRFTGVMDCRTQGAVTTETAQLRSEPSPATVGAVTADTTDLAATGGSAITPLIAGVAIGLVVIGGTVLVVLRRKETTPGA
- a CDS encoding dynamin family protein, with the translated sequence MVTLDVRPQLLDTLSALRDRVAAARFPLPLAGAPRARANRDELLAQLDDYLVPRLREPEAPLLAVVGGSTGAGKSTLVNSLVGRRVSEAGVLRPTTRTPVLVCHPEDHHWFSGMRVLPDLTRVWVPHQDPVDEYMPPGEDPGRVLRVESADSLPRGLALLDAPDIDSLLADHRVLAAELICAADIWIMVTTAARYADAVPWHLLRTAKEYDAALVTVLDRVPHQVVSEVSRQYGALLTKAGLGHVPRFTVPELPESAWGAGLLPATAVAPLKSWLTQHAQDAAARQYVMARTAYGVLDSLKARMPELASAAAAQYAAALRLTSAVETAYDREHERVRGRLQAGAVLAGDALKRWRAFPLDCTAGELLDALVESLAALLLCAVTAADERVDDVWRREPAAGAPGLTGRDVSLESAEHRIGLAVRRWRRELEEYAEDEVRDLDRTGTLDSEAVAALVATAVLGGRRARTAGEGLARRLGAHGALRLRDRAGRLLIEHVDRVVHAERERRLAPLDALDVHPEHQAELIAALSVLQKER
- a CDS encoding single-stranded DNA-binding protein; this encodes MNETIVCVVGNVATQPAYRELAAGPSARFRLAVTARYWDREKNAWVDGHTNFFTVWANRQLAVNVAACVEVGQPVIVQGRLKVRTEQREGQQQWTSADIDAVAIGHDLSRGTALFHRAAKPEAPPTANRPEPNWETPRQTDPQETPEPQEAATALAVT
- a CDS encoding YfjP family GTPase encodes the protein MASVPRPHVHSPRPRTAAEAKPGTGTSASTGTGLSASAGTGVSASAGTSTGTGTDPGPHATTNTNTRTNTNTRTNTKTKAKAGTTPDTATGPDTAADAESQETWDDGLIARRVTEANAAALAAERASAIEPAHRGPAGHIPTPLAYDGPLRSRLDALRELVGLSRTRLDSHTLAEAGRVLDEAAARRKLSGRHTVVALAGATGSGKSQLFNALAGVPISETGVRRPTTAAPIACSWSDGAAGLIDRLGIPGRLRRRPLHNQESEAQLRGLVLIDLPDHDSAAVQHREQVDRILKLVDAVIWVVDPEKYADAILHERYLRPMAGHAEIMFIVLNQVDRLPGDAADQVLDDLRRLLDEDGIALGEYGEPGATVLALSALTGEGVGDLRESLGEFVAERGAAARRVAADLDAAAAELRPVYATGRRVGLTEEAREEFAARLADAVGATAAGEAAERAWLRNANRACGTPWLRLWRWYHGRGESTTGRIPVRTQADEEATARQRVEQAVRTVSERASAGLPTPWAQAVREAAVRGSQGLSEALDDLASRAGLPPGRPPRPGWWPMAVLVQAAMTLLQIVGGLWLVGQIAGVMAPNLGVPVLLMVCGIVGGPLVEWGCRMAARGPARRYGQDAERRLREAAASCGRARVLDPVAAELLRYREVREQYGRVARTGAAGVG